One window of Phoenix dactylifera cultivar Barhee BC4 chromosome 5, palm_55x_up_171113_PBpolish2nd_filt_p, whole genome shotgun sequence genomic DNA carries:
- the LOC103703912 gene encoding uncharacterized protein LOC103703912: MAAHSLAHQDHNLVVPDHSLVIGQEFPDVETCRRTLKDIAIALHFELRIVKSDRSRFIAKCSKEGCPWRVHVAKCPGVPTFSIRTLHGEHTCEGVCNLHHQQATVGWVARSVEARLRDNPQYKPREILQDIREQHGVAVSYMQAWRGKERSMAAVHGTLEDGYRFLPAYCEQMRKTNPGSIALVYATGPENCFHRLFISYRASIYGFLHACRPLLELDRAHLKGKYLGTLLCASAVDADDAIYPLAFGIVDAESDENWMWFLSELRKLLGVNTDKMPVLTILSERQKGIVEAVETHFPTAFHGFCLRYVSESFRDEFKNSKLVNLFWNAVYALTAAEFEAKVAEMMAVQDVMPWFRLFPPNLWAVAHFEGVRYGHFTLGITEMLYNWALDGHELPIVQMMEHLRYQLTAWFNDRRNMGMSWTSVLVPSAEKLISEAIADSRCYQVLRANKVEFEIVSSERTNIVDIQSRCCSCRRWQIYGIPCAHAAAALLSCGEDVRLYAQECFSVRKYREAYSQMIYHIPDRTLWKESGEGTAGGAGKADIIIRPPKIRRPPGRPKKKVLRIESLKHPKRVVQCGRCHLLGHSQKKCTLQI; encoded by the coding sequence ATGGCTGCGCACTCATTAGCCCATCAGGATCATAATCTAGTTGTTCCAGACCATTCTCTTGTCATTGGCCAAGAGTTCCCGGATGTGGAAACCTGCAGAAGGACGCTTAAAGATATTGCTATTGCTTTACATTTTGAGCTCCGGATTGTGAAATCCGATCGCAGCCGATTCATAGCTAAGTGCTCCAAGGAAGGATGCCCCTGGCGGGTTCATGTGGCTAAGTGCCCTGGTGTCCCAACCTTCTCAATCAGGACGTTGCATGGGGAGCATACATGTGAAGGAGTTTGTAATCTTCATCACCAGCAAGCTACTGTGGGTTGGGTTGCCAGATCTGTGGAGGCCCGACTCAGAGACAATCCGCAATACAAGCCAAGGGAGATATTGCAAGATATCCGTGAACAGCATGGTGTTGCTGTGTCTTACATGCAAGCTTGGCGTGGGAAAGAGCGAAGCATGGCTGCAGTCCATGGCACTCTTGAGGATGGATATCGCTTTCTTCCAGCATACTGTGAACAAATGAGGAAAACAAATCCTGGGAGCATTGCATTAGTTTATGCAACGGGTCCAGAAAACTGCTTCCATCGTCTGTTTATTTCCTACCGTGCATCAATTTATGGTTTTCTGCATGCTTGCCGGCCTCTATTGGAACTTGATAGGGCACATCTTAAAGGAAAGTACCTTGGAACTTTGCTTTGTGCCTCAGCTGTTGATGCTGACGACGCAATATATCCATTGGCATTTGGTATTGTGGATGCTGAGAGTGATGAAAATTGGATGTGGTTTCTATCAGAATTGCGAAAACTTCTTGGAGTTAATACAGACAAGATGCCTGTATTAACAATATTGTCTGAGAGACAGAAAGGCATTGTAGAAGCAGTTGAGACCCACTTTCCCACTGCTTTTCATGGTTTCTGCCTACGTTATGTAAGCGAGAGCTTCCGTGATgagttcaaaaattcaaaattagtcAACCTCTTTTGGAATGCTGTTTATGCTCTCACTGCAGCTGAATTTGAGGCAAAGGTAGCCGAGATGATGGCAGTTCAAGATGTTATGCCATGGTTCCGTCTCTTTCCACCGAACCTCTGGGCTGTTGCACACTTTGAAGGGGTCCGTTATGGTCACTTCACTCTGGGAATTACAGAGATGTTGTATAATTGGGCCCTTGATGGCCATGAGCTTCCTATAGTGCAAATGATGGAACACCTACGCTATCAGTTAACCGCTTGGTTTAATGATCGTCGCAATATGGGAATGTCATGGACCTCAGTTCTTGTTCCATCTGCTGAGAAGCTAATTTCAGAAGCCATTGCTGATTCACGTTGTTATCAAGTCCTTCGTGCAAATAAAGTGGAGTTTGAAATTGTATCGTCAGAGAGAACAAATATTGTTGATATACAGAGTCGCTGTTGCTCATGTCGTCGGTGGCAAATTTATGGTATCCCATGTGCACATGCAGCTGCTGCATTGCTGTCTTGTggcgaggatgtccgactctaTGCACAAGAGTGTTTCAGTGTTAGGAAATACAGAGAGGCCTATTCACAAATGATATATCACATTCCAGACAGAACTCTTTGGAAGGAGTCAGGTGAGGGAACAGCAGGTGGAGCTGGCAAAGCAGATATTATTATACGCCCACCCAAGATTCGTCGGCCACCTGGGCGCCCCAAAAAGAAGGTTCTTCGGATAGAAAGTTTGAAGCACCCAAAGCGAGTTGTTCAATGTGGCCGTTGTCATCTATTAGGGCATTCTCAAAAGAAATGCACATTGCAAATCTGA
- the LOC103703914 gene encoding probable serine/threonine-protein kinase PBL7, with translation MDIDCLRAVWGWLLLLGPEFAGCMATNGGSRRSPVSLFWFLLFLCLLLLAHPSGKLKFSLAPFSTRQLLSSSRSRSMELRPQAPALPGQSKANEHEVPSGPNPISNRISSSRGMESHRLMGEKSSRSEDTTTANISARTFSLEELALATSNFSPDSILREGSHFRVYKGILHQNSQLVAVKQLDLNYSQSNRDFLVEVLMLSLLHHRNLMSVVGYCSEGSHRLIVYEFSPLGSLEDHLLGVGRCQKPLDWNTRIKIAIGVARGLEYLHNKANPPVIHRDLTPSNILLDEDFNPRLSNLGLAKLGPVGDKSHISTRVVGTWGYIAPEYARTGQLSVKSDVYSFGVVLLELVRGRRAEDILDMNEEKGLASWVHAMREDLNRLPGMADPLLQGNYPMTGLDRVASIAAMCLQEEVADRPSIGDVVDALSSIVAFSTELHEPSAASVTSSLCH, from the exons ATGGATATTGATTGTTTGAGGGCTGTTTGGGGGTGGCTTCTACTTCTAGGTCCAGAGTTTGCAGGCTGCATGGCAACAAATGGAGGCTCAAGGAGATCACCTGTCTCGCTGTTTTggttcctcctcttcctctgctTGCTTCTTCTGGCTCACCCATCAGGGAAGCTAAAGTTCTCCTTGGCTCCATTCTCTACTCGGCAGCTCCTCTCTTCCTCGAGATCTCGGTCCATGGAATTACGTCCACAGGCCCCCGCGCTACCTGGCCAATCCAAAGCAAACGAACATGAAGTCCCCAGTGGCCCCAACCCCATCTCCAACAG AATAAGCTCCTCTAGAGGCATGGAATCGCATAGGTTGATGGGAGAAAAGAGCAGTAGATCAG AAGATACAACTACTGCAAATATTTCTGCACGAACTTTTTCCTTAGAGGAGCTAGCTTTGGCTACTAGTAATTTCTCTCCTGATTCGATTTTACGTGAAGGAAGTCACTTTAGAGTTTACAAAGGGATCCTTCACCAGAATTCCCAG CTTGTGGCCGTGAAGCAGCTAGACTTGAACTACTCACAGAGCAACCGAGACTTCCTTGTCGAAGTCCTCATGCTCAGCCTTCTCCACCATCGAAATCTCATGTCTGTAGTTGGGTATTGTTCTGAAGGAAGTCATAGGCTCATAGTCTATGAATTTTCTCCACTGGGTTCCCTTGAGGACCACTTGCTCG GTGTTGGGCGATGCCAGAAACCACTGGATTGGAATACTAGAATCAAAATAGCTATAGGTGTTGCTCGAGGGTTGGAGTATTTGCACAACAAGGCCAACCCACCTGTGATACACCGTGATCTGACGCCATCAAACATTCTCCTGGATGAGGATTTTAATCCCAGACTCTCTAATCTCGGGCTTGCCAAGCTGGGGCCTGTCGGGGATAAATCCCATATCTCCACAAGGGTGGTGGGGACTTGGGGTTATATTGCACCAGAGTATGCAAGAACTGGACAGCTATCGGTGAAGTCGGATGTTTACAGCTTTGGAGTAGTTCTGCTTGAGCTCGTGAGAGGCAGAAGAGCTGAAGACATTCTTGACATGAACGAGGAAAAGGGTCTAGCTTCTTGG GTTCATGCGATGCGCGAAGACCTGAACAGGTTGCCAGGCATGGCGGATCCACTACTTCAAGGGAACTATCCAATGACAGGTCTGGACCGAGTCGCCTCGATCGCCGCCATGTGTCTCCAGGAGGAGGTAGCTGATCGTCCATCAATTGGCGATGTTGTCGATGCTCTCAGCTCCATTGTAGCGTTTTCAACTGAACTCCATGAGCCCTCAGCAGCTTCAGTGACTTCTTCGCTCTGTCATTGA
- the LOC103703915 gene encoding protein disulfide isomerase pTAC5, chloroplastic isoform X3: MASTLPLHPYPPLLRPPLNSAFLPTPFRVHRSRKPSSSPRLSIMSAAASDPSWEREEARWLREEQRWVREEQRWLREESRWNAERESLLREVAALRLRIEALERDAGGLRASVDPLPLLVEEAHVKEMVLEEGVRVAKPAPEKKEVVEEGKKKTLTKGSEGEEVRAMQEALQRLGFYSGEEDMEYSSFSSGTERAVKTWQASLGTPEDGIMTTELLERLFTEQRMGDSSLKVNDGANGAAAASITEIAEIQQTVVKERGDAEVQVSQRKVFLLGENRWEEPSRLVDGNKPISRSKVVSTRKCLSCRGQGRLMCTATLKIFGTIVDMLNNFYSFCRM; encoded by the exons ATGGCCTCCACCCTCCCCCTCCACCCTTACCCTCCTCTTCTTCGCCCGCCCCTCAATTCCGCTTTCCTTCCGACCCCCTTTCGAGTCCACCGGAGCCGTAAGCCTAGCTCCTCCCCCAGATTATCCATCAtgtccgccgccgcctccgaccCTTcgtgggagagggaggaggcccGGTGGCTCCGGGAGGAGCAGCGGTGGGTCCGCGAGGAGCAGCGCTGGCTCCGGGAGGAGTCCCGCTGGAACGCCGAACGGGAGTCCCTCCTCCGCGAGGTCGCCGCCCTCCGCCTCCGCATCGAGGCCCTCGAGCGCGACGCCGGGGGGCTGCGGGCCTCCGTCGACCCGCTGCCGCTGCTGGTCGAGGAGGCCCACGTGAAGGAGATGGTTCTTGAAGAAGGGGTCAGGGTTGCGAAACCTGCACCGGAGAAGAAAGAGGTCGTggaggaggggaagaagaagacattGACGAAAGGTTCAGAAGGAGAGGAGGTTCGAGCGATGCAG GAAGCTTTGCAAAGGTTGGGCTTTTATTCAGGTGAAGAAGACATGGAATACTCCAGCTTCTCGAGTGGGACTGAACGTGCAGTAAAAACATGGCAG GCCTCACTAGGGACTCCTGAAGATGGGATTATGACAACAGAGCTTCTGGAAAGATTATTTACAGAGCAGAGAATGGGGGATTCTAGCTTGAAAGTAAAT GATGGTGCAAATGGAGCAGCTGCTGCTTCGATAACAGAAATTGCAGAGATCCAGCAAACGGTTGTGAAAGAACGTGGTGATGCAGAAGTCCAGGTATCCCAGCGAAAAGTGTTTCTTCTTGGGGAGAATAGGTGGGAAGAACCATCCAGGTTGGTGGACGGGAATAAACCCATTAGCAGAAGCAAGGTTGTATCTACGAGAAAGTGCCTTTCCTGCCGTGGACAAGGCCGGCTAATGTGTACAG CAACCTTGAAAATTTTTGGAACGATTGTTGATATGTTGAACAACTTCTATTCATTTTGCAGAATGTGA
- the LOC103703915 gene encoding protein disulfide isomerase pTAC5, chloroplastic isoform X1, whose amino-acid sequence MASTLPLHPYPPLLRPPLNSAFLPTPFRVHRSRKPSSSPRLSIMSAAASDPSWEREEARWLREEQRWVREEQRWLREESRWNAERESLLREVAALRLRIEALERDAGGLRASVDPLPLLVEEAHVKEMVLEEGVRVAKPAPEKKEVVEEGKKKTLTKGSEGEEVRAMQEALQRLGFYSGEEDMEYSSFSSGTERAVKTWQASLGTPEDGIMTTELLERLFTEQRMGDSSLKVNDGANGAAAASITEIAEIQQTVVKERGDAEVQVSQRKVFLLGENRWEEPSRLVDGNKPISRSKVVSTRKCLSCRGQGRLMCTECDGSGEPNIEPQFLEWVDEGAKCPYCEGLGYTICDVCEGKTITET is encoded by the exons ATGGCCTCCACCCTCCCCCTCCACCCTTACCCTCCTCTTCTTCGCCCGCCCCTCAATTCCGCTTTCCTTCCGACCCCCTTTCGAGTCCACCGGAGCCGTAAGCCTAGCTCCTCCCCCAGATTATCCATCAtgtccgccgccgcctccgaccCTTcgtgggagagggaggaggcccGGTGGCTCCGGGAGGAGCAGCGGTGGGTCCGCGAGGAGCAGCGCTGGCTCCGGGAGGAGTCCCGCTGGAACGCCGAACGGGAGTCCCTCCTCCGCGAGGTCGCCGCCCTCCGCCTCCGCATCGAGGCCCTCGAGCGCGACGCCGGGGGGCTGCGGGCCTCCGTCGACCCGCTGCCGCTGCTGGTCGAGGAGGCCCACGTGAAGGAGATGGTTCTTGAAGAAGGGGTCAGGGTTGCGAAACCTGCACCGGAGAAGAAAGAGGTCGTggaggaggggaagaagaagacattGACGAAAGGTTCAGAAGGAGAGGAGGTTCGAGCGATGCAG GAAGCTTTGCAAAGGTTGGGCTTTTATTCAGGTGAAGAAGACATGGAATACTCCAGCTTCTCGAGTGGGACTGAACGTGCAGTAAAAACATGGCAG GCCTCACTAGGGACTCCTGAAGATGGGATTATGACAACAGAGCTTCTGGAAAGATTATTTACAGAGCAGAGAATGGGGGATTCTAGCTTGAAAGTAAAT GATGGTGCAAATGGAGCAGCTGCTGCTTCGATAACAGAAATTGCAGAGATCCAGCAAACGGTTGTGAAAGAACGTGGTGATGCAGAAGTCCAGGTATCCCAGCGAAAAGTGTTTCTTCTTGGGGAGAATAGGTGGGAAGAACCATCCAGGTTGGTGGACGGGAATAAACCCATTAGCAGAAGCAAGGTTGTATCTACGAGAAAGTGCCTTTCCTGCCGTGGACAAGGCCGGCTAATGTGTACAG AATGTGACGGGAGTGGTGAACCAAATATTGAACCACAG TTTCTGGAGTGGGTTGATGAAGGAGCAAAGTGTCCATATTGCGAAGGCCTGGGTTACACTATCTGTGATGTTTGTGAAGGGAAGACTATAACGGAAACATAG
- the LOC103703915 gene encoding protein disulfide isomerase pTAC5, chloroplastic isoform X4 — protein MASTLPLHPYPPLLRPPLNSAFLPTPFRVHRSRKPSSSPRLSIMSAAASDPSWEREEARWLREEQRWVREEQRWLREESRWNAERESLLREVAALRLRIEALERDAGGLRASVDPLPLLVEEAHVKEMVLEEGVRVAKPAPEKKEVVEEGKKKTLTKGSEGEEVRAMQEALQRLGFYSGEEDMEYSSFSSGTERAVKTWQDGANGAAAASITEIAEIQQTVVKERGDAEVQVSQRKVFLLGENRWEEPSRLVDGNKPISRSKVVSTRKCLSCRGQGRLMCTECDGSGEPNIEPQFLEWVDEGAKCPYCEGLGYTICDVCEGKTITET, from the exons ATGGCCTCCACCCTCCCCCTCCACCCTTACCCTCCTCTTCTTCGCCCGCCCCTCAATTCCGCTTTCCTTCCGACCCCCTTTCGAGTCCACCGGAGCCGTAAGCCTAGCTCCTCCCCCAGATTATCCATCAtgtccgccgccgcctccgaccCTTcgtgggagagggaggaggcccGGTGGCTCCGGGAGGAGCAGCGGTGGGTCCGCGAGGAGCAGCGCTGGCTCCGGGAGGAGTCCCGCTGGAACGCCGAACGGGAGTCCCTCCTCCGCGAGGTCGCCGCCCTCCGCCTCCGCATCGAGGCCCTCGAGCGCGACGCCGGGGGGCTGCGGGCCTCCGTCGACCCGCTGCCGCTGCTGGTCGAGGAGGCCCACGTGAAGGAGATGGTTCTTGAAGAAGGGGTCAGGGTTGCGAAACCTGCACCGGAGAAGAAAGAGGTCGTggaggaggggaagaagaagacattGACGAAAGGTTCAGAAGGAGAGGAGGTTCGAGCGATGCAG GAAGCTTTGCAAAGGTTGGGCTTTTATTCAGGTGAAGAAGACATGGAATACTCCAGCTTCTCGAGTGGGACTGAACGTGCAGTAAAAACATGGCAG GATGGTGCAAATGGAGCAGCTGCTGCTTCGATAACAGAAATTGCAGAGATCCAGCAAACGGTTGTGAAAGAACGTGGTGATGCAGAAGTCCAGGTATCCCAGCGAAAAGTGTTTCTTCTTGGGGAGAATAGGTGGGAAGAACCATCCAGGTTGGTGGACGGGAATAAACCCATTAGCAGAAGCAAGGTTGTATCTACGAGAAAGTGCCTTTCCTGCCGTGGACAAGGCCGGCTAATGTGTACAG AATGTGACGGGAGTGGTGAACCAAATATTGAACCACAG TTTCTGGAGTGGGTTGATGAAGGAGCAAAGTGTCCATATTGCGAAGGCCTGGGTTACACTATCTGTGATGTTTGTGAAGGGAAGACTATAACGGAAACATAG
- the LOC103703915 gene encoding protein disulfide isomerase pTAC5, chloroplastic isoform X2, with the protein MASTLPLHPYPPLLRPPLNSAFLPTPFRVHRSRKPSSSPRLSIMSAAASDPSWEREEARWLREEQRWVREEQRWLREESRWNAERESLLREVAALRLRIEALERDAGGLRASVDPLPLLVEEAHVKEMVLEEGVRVAKPAPEKKEVVEEGKKKTLTKGSEGEEVRAMQEALQRLGFYSGEEDMEYSSFSSGTERAVKTWQASLGTPEDGIMTTELLERLFTEQRMGDSSLKDGANGAAAASITEIAEIQQTVVKERGDAEVQVSQRKVFLLGENRWEEPSRLVDGNKPISRSKVVSTRKCLSCRGQGRLMCTECDGSGEPNIEPQFLEWVDEGAKCPYCEGLGYTICDVCEGKTITET; encoded by the exons ATGGCCTCCACCCTCCCCCTCCACCCTTACCCTCCTCTTCTTCGCCCGCCCCTCAATTCCGCTTTCCTTCCGACCCCCTTTCGAGTCCACCGGAGCCGTAAGCCTAGCTCCTCCCCCAGATTATCCATCAtgtccgccgccgcctccgaccCTTcgtgggagagggaggaggcccGGTGGCTCCGGGAGGAGCAGCGGTGGGTCCGCGAGGAGCAGCGCTGGCTCCGGGAGGAGTCCCGCTGGAACGCCGAACGGGAGTCCCTCCTCCGCGAGGTCGCCGCCCTCCGCCTCCGCATCGAGGCCCTCGAGCGCGACGCCGGGGGGCTGCGGGCCTCCGTCGACCCGCTGCCGCTGCTGGTCGAGGAGGCCCACGTGAAGGAGATGGTTCTTGAAGAAGGGGTCAGGGTTGCGAAACCTGCACCGGAGAAGAAAGAGGTCGTggaggaggggaagaagaagacattGACGAAAGGTTCAGAAGGAGAGGAGGTTCGAGCGATGCAG GAAGCTTTGCAAAGGTTGGGCTTTTATTCAGGTGAAGAAGACATGGAATACTCCAGCTTCTCGAGTGGGACTGAACGTGCAGTAAAAACATGGCAG GCCTCACTAGGGACTCCTGAAGATGGGATTATGACAACAGAGCTTCTGGAAAGATTATTTACAGAGCAGAGAATGGGGGATTCTAGCTTGAAA GATGGTGCAAATGGAGCAGCTGCTGCTTCGATAACAGAAATTGCAGAGATCCAGCAAACGGTTGTGAAAGAACGTGGTGATGCAGAAGTCCAGGTATCCCAGCGAAAAGTGTTTCTTCTTGGGGAGAATAGGTGGGAAGAACCATCCAGGTTGGTGGACGGGAATAAACCCATTAGCAGAAGCAAGGTTGTATCTACGAGAAAGTGCCTTTCCTGCCGTGGACAAGGCCGGCTAATGTGTACAG AATGTGACGGGAGTGGTGAACCAAATATTGAACCACAG TTTCTGGAGTGGGTTGATGAAGGAGCAAAGTGTCCATATTGCGAAGGCCTGGGTTACACTATCTGTGATGTTTGTGAAGGGAAGACTATAACGGAAACATAG
- the LOC103703917 gene encoding pentatricopeptide repeat-containing protein At3g09040, mitochondrial encodes MRSAAKPLERLLGPKTTTLSLSPAPSPLPLLSPWPPTEPHSQPKLPPDPQTYANFLISLSKQSLLSQFRHPFDEIPHRARVSKDCKTLHARILKLGFQLSGRLGNALVDLYSKSGDLVYSQKAFDQLEKRDRPAWNSILSAHSRQGSTEEVIRAFRSMRCFGAPPDQFGFAIVLSACAQLAALNCGRQIHCEVIKSGFESDSFCEGSLIDMYSKCNHVADARRVFDGITNPDTISWTNMIAGYVRTGMFDEALRLFSRMEGSGGTPDQVTYVTAITACVSLGRLEDARALFMQMPLPNAVAWNAIISGHAQNGHETEALGFFKEMRSRGVKPTRSTLGSVLSAAANLMALGDGRQVHSEAIRLGLDTNVFVGSSLINLYAKCGRIQDARKVFNFSDERNLVMWNAMLGGHVQNGQPQEVIDLFSAMKGLGFKPDEFTFVSIFNACACLEDIYLGKQLHSVVIKSNLEVSLFTVNAVVDMYAKCGELNDAKKQFELISSRDAVSWNAMMVGLVHNKHEEEALSTFQRMRLDLLAPDEVSLATVISACTDLQAFEEGKQMHCLSIKSDLSKNVYAGSSLIDLYAKLGEVIAAKKVFLQMPEKSVVSWNALIAGFVQNNNEEAALDLFRQLQIEGLEPSQFTFASILPACSGPSRITMGQQVHCHTLKSGLLFNDTFLGVSLLGMYLKSRMLDDANKLFLDMPDNNSLVLWTAIISGHAQNGHNDDALLLFRKMRSYNIQSDEATFASVLGACADLAALGDGREIHSLIIKTGYNSYEYVSSALIDMYSKCGHVSASLQVFKELEGKEDIISWNSMIVGLAKNGYADEALNLFQAMEESQIKPDDITFLGILTACSHAGLVSEGRGFFDSMTMKYGITPRVDHYACLIDILGRGGSLKEAEELIDRLPFEPDGVIWATLLAACRMHGDGIRGKRAAEKLMELEPHNSSPYVLLSSIYAASGNWASAKEVREAMKERGVRKSPGCSWITVGSKTSLFIAGDKFHPDSVDIYETLVDLTVLMKEDGYVAEPDLLVLDEEFG; translated from the coding sequence TTACATGCCCGTATCCTAAAGCTTGGCTTCCAGTTATCAGGCAGGCTTGGCAATGCCCTCGTCGACCTCTATTCCAAGTCGGGAGATCTTGTTTACTCCCAGAAGGCATTCGACCAACTCGAGAAGCGAGACAGGCCTGCATGGAACTCCATCCTCTCCGCCCACTCACGGCAAGGGTCGACCGAGGAGGTCATACGGGCCTTCCGATCAATGCGGTGCTTCGGTGCTCCACCAGACCAGTTTGGATTCGCGATCGTTCTATCTGCCTGCGCTCAATTGGCTGCTCTAAATTGCGGCAGGCAAATTCACTGCGAGGTTATAAAAAGTGGATTCGAGTCCGATTCCTTCTGCGAGGGGTCTCTGATTGATATGTACTCGAAGTGCAACCATGTGGCCGATGCCCGTCGAGTTTTTGATGGGATCACCAACCCCGACACTATCTCTTGGACTAATATGATCGCAGGTTATGTTCGAACTGGAATGTTTGATGAAGCGCTTCGATTGTTCTCAAGAATGGAGGGGTCAGGTGGCACGCCAGACCAAGTCACATATGTGACGGCCATAACAGCTTGTGTGAGTCTCGGAAGGCTTGAAGATGCGAGAGCGCTCTTTATGCAGATGCCCTTGCCCAATGCTGTTGCCTGGAATGCAATTATATCCGGGCACGCTCAAAATGGGCACGAGACCGAGGCTCTTGGCTTCTTTAAGGAAATGAGAAGCAGGGGTGTGAAGCCTACTCGGTCGACACTGGGAAGCGTGCTGAGTGCTGCTGCCAATCTGATGGCCCTTGGTGATGGCCGGCAAGTCCATTCCGAGGCAATTAGGCTTGGGTTGGATACAAATGTTTTCGTCGGAAGTTCTTTGATTAATCTGTATGCTAAATGTGGCCGTATACAAGATGCGAGGAAAGTATTTAACTTCTCAGATGAGAGGAATCTTGTTATGTGGAATGCAATGCTCGGTGGCCATGTACAGAATGGGCAGCCACAAGAAGTCATCGACTTGTTTTCTGCGATGAAGGGACTTGGCTTTAAGCCTGATGAATTCACGTTTGTCAGCATTTTCAATGCATGTGCTTGTTTGGAGGATATATACCTGGGCAAGCAATTACACTCTGTTGTAATCAAGAGCAATCTCGAGGTCAGTCTGTTTACAGTCAATGCAGTTGTAGATATGTATGCTAAGTGTGGAGAGCTAAATGATGCAAAGAAGCAGTTTGAACTTATTTCTAGTAGAGACGCGGTCTCTTGGAATGCAATGATGGTAGGGCTTGTCCATAATAAAcatgaggaggaagctttgagtaCATTCCAAAGGATGAGGCTGGATCTGTTGGCGCCAGATGAGGTTTCTTTAGCTACTGTTATAAGTGCTTGCACTGATCTACAAGCTTTCGAGGAAGGAAAGCAGATGCATTGCTTGTCCATCAAGTCTGATCTCAGTAAAAATGTTTATGCTGGAAGTTCCCTAATTGACTTGTATGCAAAGCTTGGGGAAGTGATAGCTGCCAAGAAGGTTTTCCTACAAATGCCTGAGAAGAGTGTGGTCTCATGGAATGCTCTGATTGCTGGTTTTGTCCAAAATAATAATGAAGAAGCAGCATTGGATTTATTCAGGCAACTGCAGATAGAAGGCTTAGAGCCCTCCCAGTTCACCTTTGCAAGCATTCTCCCTGCATGTTCTGGCCCTTCAAGAATAACAATGGGACAGCAAGTGCATTGCCACACACTGAAATCCGGCCTTTTGTTTAATGATACTTTCTTAGGGGTCTCACTTTTAGGCATGTATCTGAAGTCCAGAATGCTTGACGATGCCAATAAGCTCTTCTTGGATATGCCCGATAACAACAGCCTAGTCTTATGGACAGCTATAATTTCAGGACATGCTCAGAATGGTCATAATGATGATGCATTGTTATTGTTTCGGAAAATGCGTAGTTATAACATTCAGTCGGATGAGGCTACTTTTGCTAGTGTTCTAGGAGCTtgtgctgacttagctgctttgGGAGATGGCCGGGAAATCCATAGCCTCATCATTAAGACTGGCTATAACTCCTATGAGTATGTGAGCAGTGCTCTTATAGACATGTATTCAAAATGTGGACATGTAAGCGCCTCCCTTCAAGTCTTTAAAGAGTTGGAAGGGAAAGAAGACATCATCTCATGGAACTCTATGATTGTAGGATTAGCAAAGAATGGGTATGCTGATGAAGCTCTCAATCTCTTCCAAGCGATGGAAGAATCACAAATAAAGCCCGATGATATCACATTCCTTGGCATTCTTACAGCTTGTAGTCATGCAGGGTTAGTCTCTGAAGGACGTGGTTTCTTTGACTCAATGACCATGAAGTATGGCATAACTCCAAGAGTCGATCACTATGCTTGCTTGATAGATATCCTCGGCCGTGGTGGTTCTCTTAAAGAGGCCGAGGAGTTGATTGACAGGCTACCCTTTGAACCTGATGGTGTGATCTGGGCCACTTTGCTTGCGGCTTGCAGAATGCATGGGGATGGAATAAGGGGGAAACGAGCAGCTGAGAAGCTTATGGAGTTAGAACCACATAATTCTTCTCCTTATGTGTTGCTTTCTAGTATATATGCTGCATCTGGTAACTGGGCTTCTGCTAAGGAAGTGAGAGAAGCCATGAAAGAAAGGGGAGTGAGGAAGTCGCCTGGGTGTAGCTGGATTACAGTGGGAAGTAAGACGAGCTTATTCATTGCAGGAGACAAATTTCACCCTGATTCTGTGGACATCTATGAAACTCTGGTTGATTTGACAGTATTAATGAAAGAAGATGGCTATGTTGCTGAACCTGATCTACTTGTCCTGGATGAAGAATTTGGTTGA